In Rhineura floridana isolate rRhiFlo1 chromosome 1, rRhiFlo1.hap2, whole genome shotgun sequence, the following proteins share a genomic window:
- the LOC133377115 gene encoding cyclin-dependent kinase 16-like, with amino-acid sequence MDRMKKIKRQLSMTLRGSRTVEKNLNEPINIEENNSSDNEIVHEDLKMGSDGESDQASGTSSDEVQSPVRVRKRNNPTRKISTEDINKRLSLPADIRLPEGYLEKLTLNSPLFDKPLSRRLRRVSLSEIGFGKLETYVKLNKLGEGTYATVYKGKSKLTDNLVALKEIRLEHEEGAPCTAIREVSLLKDLKHANIVTLHDIIHTEKSLTLVFEYLVSKLGRGGGHNNCTLYCFTHDNISNSL; translated from the coding sequence ATGGATCGGATGAAGAAGATCAAGAGGCAGTTATCCATGACACTGCGGGGGAGCCGGACAGTAGAAAAAAACCTCAATGAACCCATCAACATAGAGGAAAACAACAGCAGTGATAATGAAATTGTCCATGAAGACCTCAAGATGGGTTCAGATGGTGAGAGCGACCAGGCATCAGGAACATCATCTGACGAGGTGCAATCTCCAGTCCGAGTGCGCAAGAGGAACAACCCGACACGCAAGATCTCCACTGAGGACATTAACAAGCGCCTGTCGCTCCCAGCTGACATCCGCCTGCCTGAAGGCTACCTGGAGAAGCTGACCCTCAACAGTCCCCTCTTTGACAAGCCCTTGAGCAGACGGTTACGGAGAGTCTCTTTGTCGGAGATAGGTTTTGGGAAGCTGGAGACATATGTGAAGCTGAACAAGCTGGGAGAGGGGACGTatgccacagtctacaagggaaagAGCAAGCTCACTGACAACCTGGTGGCCTTGAAGGAGATCCGTCTTGAGCACGAAGAGGGAGCACCTTGCACAGCCATTCGGGAAGTTTCACTTCTAAAAGATTTGAAACATGCCAACATAGTGACCCTGCATGATATCATCCATACAGAGAAATCCCTTACACTTGTCTTCGAATATTTAGTGAGtaaattggggaggggagggggacataATAACTGTACCTTGTACTGCTTTACACATGACAACATTTCAAATTctttatga